A region of Candidatus Hydrothermales bacterium DNA encodes the following proteins:
- the rplR gene encoding 50S ribosomal protein L18 produces MDVKEKILKRKRRHKRIRKKVIGTPERPRLCVFKSRKHTYAQIIVDPPVGPCKVLTGASTLSPEIRESLKTIKGKVQKAFLVGKLIAERAKKLSIKKVVFDRAGYKYHGRVKAVAEGAREGGLEF; encoded by the coding sequence ATGGATGTAAAGGAAAAAATTCTAAAAAGAAAAAGAAGGCATAAAAGGATAAGAAAAAAGGTAATTGGAACTCCAGAGCGGCCAAGGTTATGTGTTTTTAAGTCAAGAAAACATACCTATGCTCAGATAATTGTTGATCCACCGGTTGGCCCTTGTAAAGTTCTAACAGGTGCATCAACATTATCACCTGAAATTAGAGAGAGTTTAAAAACCATAAAGGGAAAAGTTCAAAAAGCCTTTTTAGTCGGAAAACTAATAGCAGAGAGAGCAAAGAAGCTTTCCATTAAAAAGGTTGTCTTTGACAGGGCAGGTTATAAGTATCATGGTAGAGTAAAGGCTGTTGCAGAGGGAGCAAGAGAAGGCGGACTTGAGTTTTAG
- the rplE gene encoding 50S ribosomal protein L5: MARLLEHYKKNVVPKLMKEFKYKNVFQVPRIEKVVVNVGYGEAVNDPKLIEIVQKEIANITGQWPVVRKAKKHVAAFKLRKGMPIGVKVTLRGKRAYEFIDRMISFALPRVRDFRGLKRNSFDGRGNYNFGLEEFIVFPEVDIDKVKINFGMDIAIVTTANTDYEALRLLEELGFPFERKKEVKGGKKG; encoded by the coding sequence ATGGCTAGGTTACTTGAACATTATAAAAAGAATGTTGTACCTAAGTTAATGAAAGAGTTTAAGTATAAAAACGTTTTTCAAGTCCCAAGGATAGAAAAAGTTGTAGTAAATGTGGGATATGGGGAGGCCGTAAATGACCCGAAGTTAATTGAGATAGTTCAGAAGGAAATAGCTAATATAACTGGGCAATGGCCAGTAGTAAGGAAAGCCAAAAAACACGTTGCCGCTTTTAAGCTGAGGAAGGGTATGCCAATAGGTGTGAAAGTTACGTTAAGGGGAAAGAGAGCATATGAATTTATTGATAGGATGATTTCTTTTGCCTTGCCAAGGGTGAGAGATTTTAGGGGTTTAAAACGCAATTCGTTCGATGGCAGGGGTAACTATAATTTTGGACTGGAAGAATTTATAGTCTTTCCAGAGGTTGATATAGACAAAGTTAAGATAAACTTTGGAATGGATATAGCAATTGTAACAACTGCTAATACTGATTATGAAGCTTTAAGACTTTTAGAGGAGTTAGGTTTCCCTTTTGAAAGAAAAAAGGAGGTAAAAGGTGGCAAGAAAGGCTAA
- a CDS encoding FIST N-terminal domain-containing protein, with translation MKKIMLLSFLCFSIVMAGTVGYGWSVNPDVKKAVEEATKMISTKMKLDEIEFLFVFSTVDYGPEKVYSEIRKKIKKAKIYGGTSCSAVMTPDGFHTSKHGAIAMMAIKSEKIKFTTGYADLDKMDAFEAGKTAISMATKERGQPSLVFITAAPGKEEDIIRGIESVIGKTIPIIGGSSADNDITGKWAQFTDVGVLKNGVSLACIYTDKKIGWAFEAGYKTGIAQGKVTSAKGRTIYTIDNKPAAEVYNFWLGGKLDDVLQTGGNVLERTTFHPLAKIVKGPRGEVYFISIHPLSINLPEKSLTVFTEINEGEELTLFEGDWEILLRRAATTPRVAYIRGDFTSPKEIEFGIFTYCAGTMLAIPEKERPKMVDLVKSVVGNAPFLGTFTFGEQGFLPAVGNIHGNLVSSMVLVRE, from the coding sequence ATGAAAAAAATAATGCTGTTAAGCTTCCTATGCTTTTCAATAGTAATGGCTGGCACAGTGGGGTACGGATGGAGTGTAAATCCTGATGTGAAAAAAGCAGTAGAGGAAGCAACCAAAATGATCAGCACGAAAATGAAGCTTGATGAAATTGAATTTCTCTTTGTTTTTTCCACAGTGGATTATGGTCCCGAAAAGGTCTATTCTGAAATAAGAAAAAAGATTAAAAAGGCAAAGATATATGGCGGCACATCTTGTAGTGCTGTTATGACACCTGACGGATTTCACACTTCTAAACACGGTGCAATCGCTATGATGGCAATAAAATCAGAAAAGATAAAATTTACCACTGGATATGCTGATCTTGATAAGATGGATGCTTTTGAAGCTGGTAAAACCGCAATATCCATGGCTACTAAAGAGAGGGGACAACCAAGTCTTGTATTTATCACAGCTGCCCCAGGAAAAGAGGAGGATATAATTCGTGGTATAGAAAGTGTCATCGGTAAAACTATTCCAATTATTGGTGGCTCTTCAGCTGATAATGATATAACGGGTAAGTGGGCACAATTCACAGATGTAGGGGTACTTAAAAATGGAGTTTCACTTGCCTGTATATATACAGATAAAAAGATTGGATGGGCATTTGAAGCAGGATATAAAACTGGTATTGCACAAGGAAAGGTAACTTCAGCAAAGGGAAGAACAATATATACTATTGATAATAAACCTGCAGCAGAAGTTTATAACTTTTGGTTGGGTGGCAAGTTGGATGACGTATTACAAACAGGTGGAAATGTGTTAGAAAGAACTACCTTTCATCCATTAGCAAAAATTGTAAAGGGACCAAGGGGTGAGGTTTACTTTATATCGATTCATCCGTTAAGCATAAATTTACCTGAGAAATCATTAACTGTATTTACAGAAATAAATGAGGGAGAGGAACTTACATTGTTTGAGGGAGATTGGGAGATACTTTTAAGACGGGCTGCTACAACTCCAAGGGTTGCCTATATAAGAGGAGACTTTACCTCACCGAAAGAAATAGAGTTTGGAATATTTACATATTGTGCAGGAACAATGCTTGCAATTCCAGAAAAAGAAAGACCTAAGATGGTGGATCTTGTAAAGTCTGTTGTAGGAAATGCACCCTTTTTAGGAACTTTCACATTTGGTGAGCAAGGATTTTTACCAGCTGTCGGAAATATACACGGAAACCTTGTGAGTTCTATGGTGTTGGTTAGGGAATAA
- the rplF gene encoding 50S ribosomal protein L6: MSKIGKKPILIPEGVTVKLENDVIKVKGPKGELSFKIHENVEVEIKDKEIRVKRKNDDKFSKAIHGTTRAIINNMVKGVTEGYTKELLVVGAGYKADLKGRELILDVGYAEPKKYIVPETIKVEVKKEGANFKIILFGINKEEVGRVAAEIRRIREPDPYKGKGIRYADEVIKLKPGKAGVAK; encoded by the coding sequence ATGAGTAAAATAGGGAAAAAACCAATTTTAATACCAGAGGGTGTCACTGTAAAGTTAGAAAATGATGTGATTAAGGTAAAGGGACCTAAGGGCGAACTCTCGTTTAAAATACACGAGAATGTTGAGGTTGAAATAAAAGATAAAGAAATAAGGGTAAAAAGAAAAAACGATGATAAGTTCTCAAAGGCGATACATGGGACTACAAGGGCGATTATAAATAATATGGTGAAGGGGGTTACAGAGGGTTATACAAAGGAGTTACTTGTTGTAGGTGCTGGATATAAGGCAGATCTAAAGGGAAGGGAACTGATTTTAGACGTAGGTTATGCAGAACCAAAAAAGTATATTGTTCCCGAAACTATTAAGGTGGAGGTTAAAAAGGAGGGAGCAAACTTTAAAATTATACTTTTTGGAATAAATAAAGAGGAAGTAGGTAGAGTTGCTGCAGAGATAAGGAGAATAAGGGAACCAGATCCATATAAAGGAAAGGGAATAAGGTATGCTGATGAGGTAATTAAATTAAAGCCTGGAAAGGCAGGGGTAGCAAAATAA
- a CDS encoding SagB/ThcOx family dehydrogenase codes for MKIEKPPPQFKTYPDKPKIKLPAPTFKGMILEEAIKKRRSVREYSDKPLTLDEVSQILFAAQGITGELAGVYLRTVPSAGALYPIEIYLIVQNVEGLKKGIYHYNVREHSLEFIKEGDFKNEIFKAGLFQEMFLSAPLTLIYTAIFKRTTYKYDDRGYRYVYMEAGHVAQNVSLQCVSLGLSSCVIGAFFDSMVDKLIGVDGKEETSIYIQTVGRPK; via the coding sequence ATGAAGATTGAAAAGCCTCCTCCCCAATTTAAAACTTATCCAGATAAGCCAAAAATTAAGCTTCCAGCACCAACTTTTAAGGGAATGATATTAGAAGAGGCTATTAAAAAGAGAAGATCTGTAAGAGAATATTCTGATAAACCTTTAACTTTAGATGAAGTTTCGCAGATCCTCTTTGCAGCCCAGGGGATAACAGGTGAGCTTGCGGGCGTTTATTTAAGAACTGTTCCATCAGCAGGTGCGCTTTATCCAATCGAAATTTATCTGATTGTTCAAAATGTAGAGGGACTTAAAAAGGGTATATATCACTATAATGTAAGGGAACATTCCCTTGAGTTTATTAAAGAGGGTGATTTTAAAAATGAAATATTTAAGGCAGGACTTTTTCAAGAAATGTTCTTATCTGCTCCCCTGACTTTAATTTACACTGCTATTTTTAAAAGAACGACTTATAAGTATGATGATAGGGGATATAGATATGTTTATATGGAGGCAGGGCATGTGGCTCAAAATGTATCTTTACAGTGTGTGTCTCTTGGACTTTCCTCTTGTGTAATAGGTGCCTTTTTTGATAGTATGGTTGATAAGTTAATAGGAGTTGATGGAAAGGAGGAGACAAGTATTTATATACAGACAGTTGGAAGACCTAAGTGA
- a CDS encoding methyl-accepting chemotaxis protein: protein MKILLNLKGLKGKIILTISLSFILVITIWSIFYIRDTNYLIKDNTRKTAEVIRSALLKEVEIFIYTEDATILSSLIENIISNDPSILSITVTDPSDRELLKILGPKFGKEKGKFVHYPIFASRESVLEPEIIGKLNIYISTERERQYQNRALILSFVLGVIIIIFGFIFSIFVTNIFFVRVEGIKKGLIEIAKGEADLTRRIELKEDTEFREIADSFNEFVESLSKRIKITRSGAFKISEFSENISSAIEELTATSNTVTETTQKLANLSTNVAKGVKEASKSVKELLNIALNTERESKDMQSIENYAYSLALEGKKISESIKEELDKVTNVTNKLRQSVENLIVSLRDILEISNTITTFMRRTNLLSLNASIEAARAPTQAKGFSIIAEEIRKLARDSSLYSARIQDIVENIKSLLEEFSKNLTENQKIIESAKEVLLKAANQLKLIADQKEETMQKVQRILNYTSLEREEIEKLAHFMDKVGELVEEAQKSSQEIAASMQEQLASLEEISSSASELAHISENLKSTLIGFKID, encoded by the coding sequence ATGAAAATTTTATTGAATTTAAAGGGTCTGAAAGGTAAAATTATCCTAACGATATCTCTTTCTTTCATTTTAGTTATAACAATTTGGTCAATCTTTTATATAAGAGATACTAATTATTTAATAAAAGACAACACTAGAAAAACTGCAGAAGTTATAAGAAGTGCCCTTTTAAAAGAAGTTGAAATATTTATTTACACAGAAGATGCCACGATTCTCTCCTCATTAATTGAAAACATTATCTCAAACGATCCCTCAATATTATCAATTACTGTTACAGATCCTTCTGATAGAGAGCTTTTAAAAATTTTAGGTCCAAAATTCGGAAAAGAAAAAGGAAAATTTGTTCATTACCCAATTTTTGCCTCTAGGGAAAGCGTTCTTGAACCAGAAATTATTGGCAAATTGAATATTTATATAAGTACTGAAAGGGAAAGACAATATCAAAATAGAGCCCTTATTTTATCTTTTGTTCTCGGTGTTATAATCATCATTTTTGGCTTTATTTTCTCAATCTTTGTAACGAATATTTTCTTTGTAAGAGTTGAAGGAATAAAAAAGGGTTTAATAGAGATAGCAAAGGGTGAAGCAGACTTAACAAGGAGAATCGAACTAAAAGAAGATACAGAATTTAGAGAAATAGCAGACTCCTTTAATGAATTTGTTGAAAGTCTCTCAAAAAGAATAAAAATCACAAGATCAGGTGCGTTCAAAATAAGTGAATTTTCGGAAAATATCTCAAGCGCTATAGAAGAACTAACTGCTACTTCAAACACAGTAACCGAAACAACTCAAAAATTGGCAAATTTATCAACTAATGTTGCTAAAGGTGTTAAGGAAGCATCAAAATCAGTTAAAGAACTCTTAAATATTGCACTCAACACAGAAAGAGAATCTAAAGATATGCAGAGTATTGAAAATTATGCCTATAGTCTTGCCCTTGAGGGCAAAAAAATTTCAGAAAGCATAAAAGAAGAACTCGATAAAGTAACAAATGTCACAAATAAACTCAGACAAAGTGTAGAAAATTTAATAGTTTCTTTAAGAGATATTTTAGAAATTTCAAATACTATAACGACATTTATGAGAAGAACCAATTTATTATCTTTGAATGCTTCTATTGAGGCAGCAAGAGCACCTACTCAGGCAAAGGGTTTTTCAATAATTGCAGAAGAGATAAGAAAACTTGCAAGAGACTCATCTTTATACTCAGCGAGAATCCAAGACATTGTAGAAAATATAAAATCTTTACTTGAGGAATTTTCAAAGAACTTGACAGAGAACCAAAAAATAATAGAAAGTGCCAAAGAGGTTTTGCTAAAAGCAGCTAACCAATTAAAGTTAATAGCTGATCAAAAGGAAGAGACAATGCAAAAGGTTCAAAGAATATTAAATTATACTTCTTTAGAAAGAGAAGAGATTGAAAAGTTAGCTCATTTTATGGACAAAGTAGGTGAGTTAGTGGAAGAGGCGCAGAAATCAAGTCAAGAAATTGCAGCAAGTATGCAAGAACAGCTTGCCTCTTTAGAAGAAATTTCCTCTTCCGCATCTGAACTTGCACATATAAGCGAAAATCTAAAATCAACTTTAATCGGATTTAAAATTGATTAA
- a CDS encoding type Z 30S ribosomal protein S14 → MARKAKFMRWLMYEPKFKVRYRNRCKICGRPRGYLRRFGICRICFRELALQGLIPGVKKASW, encoded by the coding sequence GTGGCAAGAAAGGCTAAATTTATGAGATGGCTCATGTATGAGCCTAAATTTAAAGTAAGATACAGAAATCGTTGTAAGATTTGTGGCAGACCAAGGGGATACCTTCGAAGATTTGGAATATGTAGAATTTGCTTTAGAGAATTAGCGCTACAAGGTTTAATTCCTGGTGTTAAAAAGGCAAGCTGGTAA
- the rpsH gene encoding 30S ribosomal protein S8: MVNDPIGDTLIRIKNAALRKKEKVVTLHSKLLVKIAEILKNEGFIKSYEVKGEGVKKELVIYLKYDEEGNPLITDVKRVSKPGRRIYVTKDKIPWVNNGIGIAILSTSKGLLTDREARRLKVGGEVLCEVW, encoded by the coding sequence ATGGTAAACGATCCAATTGGTGATACTCTCATAAGAATCAAAAATGCTGCTTTAAGAAAAAAAGAAAAGGTTGTTACTTTACATTCAAAGCTCCTTGTAAAAATTGCTGAGATCCTGAAAAATGAGGGGTTTATAAAGAGTTACGAAGTAAAGGGAGAGGGGGTTAAAAAAGAGCTCGTGATTTATTTAAAGTATGACGAAGAGGGTAACCCGCTCATAACTGATGTTAAAAGGGTCTCAAAGCCAGGGAGAAGAATTTATGTAACAAAGGATAAAATCCCCTGGGTTAATAACGGCATAGGTATTGCTATTTTATCAACCTCCAAGGGTTTATTAACTGATAGAGAGGCAAGAAGATTAAAAGTTGGTGGTGAAGTTTTATGTGAGGTTTGGTGA